The genomic window GAGCATGATATTACTACCATTGAATGGACAGAAATCTTTCCTCAATCACCGCTCTATCTTTTCATACCTCAAGACAAAGATTTGCGTACAGAGTACGAAGCTGGCTGGAAAATTACTGAAATTATGCCAGTCAACTCAACAGGAGTCAAAACTCATCGAGATCATTTTGTGTTTGATTTTGATTTATCAGAACTCCAAAAACGCATAGAAAAATTTAGAGACTTAAACATTTCAGATCGAGAAATTAGCGAAACCTATGAGCTTCAAGATACGAGAGATTGGAAGTTAAGCCAAAGACGGCGCTCTCTAAAATCAAACTCTGATTGGGAAAGCTTTTTTACACAATGTCTTTATCGTCCATTTGACTGGAGGGCATATTATCACCATGAAGATGTAGTTGAACTTCCTAGATACGAAGTTACACGACATCTTCTTGAAGAAAATAATTTGAGCTTATGTACGACCCGTCAAGTAAATAGTGAATTTAAGCATATATTTTGTACTAAGTATCCCGTTACAGACTGTACAGTTTCAGTAGCTACGCGAGAACGTACTTATTTATTTCCATTGTATTTGTATCCTGACCCCAGGAATTCACAAAAATCCCTTTTTGAAAGTAATGAAATCGAAACTAACCTAGCTCAGAAGTTTGTTCATGCCATTCGAGAGAAGCTTGGTTACATTCCCACTCCAGAAGCAATCTTTTACTATATCTACGCTATCTTCCATAGCCCCACCTATCGCCAACGCTACGCCGAATTTCTCAAAATCGACTTTCCCCGTGTACCGTTAACCAGCAGCGATCGGCTATTCAAAGACCTGGGGGCAAAAGGTGAGGCGTTGGTAGACCTGCACCTGATGAAATCGAAGAAACTCAATAAGCTGATTACTAAAATGGATGGCGATGGCGACAATGCCGTTACTGAAGTTACCTATAAACCCGCAGAACAAAGAATTTATATCAACAGAAACCGCTATTTTGAAGGCATCACACCCAACGTATGGGAATTTAATATTGGTGGTTATCAGGTATTAGATAAATGGCTGAAGGATCGCAAGAAAGCCAGACGCACCTTATCCTTTGATGATGTATTGCACTATCAAAAAGTCGTGATTGCCCTCAAAGAAACCATGCAGATAATGCAAGAGATCGATCGATTGATTCCCGGTTTTCCGATCGAGTAGACCTTAATTGTCAAGCACTACTAGGATAAGACAATATAAGCCTAAATAGAGTGTATCAGAGCGATAAAATGAATGATTATCGCGAAAATTCTGCGTTCCGATCCATTCTACAGACTCAAAATTTTAGAAAGGAGAAACTCAGGTGACTGTTGCCCAGATTAGAAGTAAAAAAGGCAAAAAAAAGACCGATGCTCAGAATTTATGGTTTTTACATTGGTTAATGGCCGCCTGCTTTCTCGTGCTTTTTGCCACTGGCGCTTACATGACCGATTTGCCAGAGGAAGTAACGTATGGGGAGTCTTTATACGGATTCCATAAGACGCTTGGGGTAGTGGTGATGAGTATACTGCTGGCCAGAATTTTTGTGCTGCTGCGCGTCATCCAACACAAGTATAGGCGGCGTCAGCCCAATTTGACCGGGGAATGGCTGAAAACATTTGCTTTTCATACAATTCTCTACATTTTTATGCTGTTCGTTCCCCTAAGCGGCTATTTTTGTACCAACTCTCATGGCTACGATGTAGTTATATTTGGCACTGGTATTGCTTTGCCAGACTTATTTCCAGAAAACAAAGCACTGGCCGATTTCAGCACCAGTCTGCATTTTTGGCTGTCTTACACATTTTTGGCGACGATCGCAGTCCATGCGATCGACCAATGGAAATACTTGCGGGCGCAAATGCGACGTTTGTACAAAGCGTTGATAAGTCAAAAGTCAAAAATCAACAGTCAAAATTAAAAATTGCTTCCCTCTCCCTAGAAAACACTTAACAAATCGGTCGATTTCCGGGCTTTACCGCATGGATATACTCGCTGCCGGAAGTCGGCCATCCCCGTTTGTAAACAGCTTCCTCCGGCTTTCCCCATCCCAGCTGCAAGATAATTTCTAGGAAATCGGACTTTTCAAAGTTGCACAAACCCGCCCATTCGGTGCGCTGAGAAATTCTGCCCACATCAGCAGGAGAGATCGATCGAAAATCCTTGCCATTATTCACACTCAAATATAAATCCATTCCCGCCGTCACCTCATACCAGAATGCTAATATTGAAGGTTTAGCAGCTTTGAGCGTCTCGATATCGCTGGGCAGAGCAATCAACTGGGCATCTACTTCCGGCATTCGCAGAGTTTTCCCTTTCACCGCGACTTGTCGCCAGACAATACCGGAAACATCGTTTTCCCTTTGATAGCGGTGAATCGTCTCTTTAAAATCTTGATAAGCGGCAAACTTTTGCGCTCCCTCGGATTTGAGAAACCGATCGATTAAAGGATTGCCAGAAGCTTCCGCAGTTAAGTTAAGGCGCTGACCCATGAGGCAGGCTTGGCGCTCTTGGGCCAAAATTTCAATTAGTTCCTTAGTGGTGTAGATGTTGTTGGACATAGAAACACCATCTGGGACGGTTAGGTGGATATTATGTTCTAGGATTATTTTGTATTTTGTTTAATATTACACACCTAAAGATCGATAGTAGGTTGGGTAGAGTGCCAGCGAAACCCAACAAATATTCTTACTTCCTTCCCCTCGTAAAATTATCGATCGCAAGTTACCTGTTGTTCTTTTCTCCCCCACTCCCCACTCCCCCTAATACAATAAGGTGAAAAACACTGAGGTGGTTGGGTTTCGTCACCTCAACCCAACCTACAGCTTATTCGGCGAGTTCCGTACTGAACTCATTCACCAATCGCGGTTTCAATTGTACAGATTGCGATCGAGGTTGCAAGTTAAACAGTTCGCGGAAAACATCGTCTACCCGCTCAAACGGCACTTGTCCCTTCTCATTGAGAACTTCCTTACCCGATCGATCGAGTAAGACAACTTGAGGTACAAAACCTTTGTAGTAATACCCAGGTTCCGTCGTTTCGTAGGTAGATTTGGCTGGGATACTATCCACGCTAACGGGGATAAAATCTGCCGCCCGACCGTAAAATGCTTGCAGTCGGGAAACCACAACAGCATATTGCTTGCAATCCTTGCTGTCATCTACATAGAACACCAACAAAGTCGGCTTATCTGCCTGCAAAGATTGTGCCAAAGTCACTTTTGGCGGCACTAAGGAACCATTCCCGCCATAAAGGACAAACACATTGCCCTCAAAGTAATCGTCGTTGATACCCGCTAAAGCAGGTGGCGTGCCGATGAGTAACAAACAACTCAGGACTGCTACCAGCGTCAGCAGCCAGCTGGCAAAAAGCCTTCGCCAGTAATTCAGAAAAACCGATCTCACTCTACGTACCTGCTCTGAAAAACTTACCTAAAGTCTTAATCTAGCTCTACTTCAGCGCATTCGCACTTCTCGCTTCACGTCAATCAGTACCTTACCATTACGGATCAGGCGATATTCTCCTCGCCAAACACCAGGCGATAACGGTTGATTGGCGGACGCCTTTTTGCCAACATAGCTCAACCAAGCTCGACTGGGCTGAGCGAGGTCTTGTTTGCGGACGGCGAAAGGTTTACCGTCGGGTGCGGTAAGTTGAAATTCTTGTCGATCGCCCTGAAGCACTCCATATGTTTGCACCCAAAAAATCAGCGCCGGACTGTTGTGAGAAAGTTCTGTTTCCGAAAAGCGTCCTTCCCAGATAGCGTTCATAGTTGGTGCTTCGGTGGCAAAACCCGATCGCACCAGACCTGTGGGAACGTAACTCAGAGGCTGTTCCCATAAAGGTTTGCGATCGACTCGACAACCAGTCCCAGCATTGGCACCCACAAACGGGTCTACAACTTTATTCTGGTAGCGAACGGTCAAATGAACGTGAGGGAAGGAAGCTAAACCGGATTCTCCTACCATACCCAACACCGTACCGGCAGCGACTGCGGTATCCGGTTTGGCAACAACGCTGCCGTTGCGGAGGTGACAGTACTGTGTTTGCCAACCGTTGCCGTGGTCAATCACAACTCCGTTACCGCATTCTCTACCTTGAACGTTGGCTTTATCGGTTTCATCGGCGACTCTGCGATCGCTCACTCCGTCCCTAACTCGGAGGACTTTACCGGCAGCGGCTGCTTTGACGGCTACGCCTGCTGCCATCGCCCGTTCATCTGGAATCGCAAAGTCCGTACCGGTGTGATCGTTGTAAGTTTGGCGACCGCAGCCAAAATCGACTTCTGCTGGGCTGGGGTCGCGGTCTACGTAGTGCATGATAAAGCAGTTTTGACCGAGCGTGCAGTCGATCGGCAGCTTCAGTTTGAAGGCAGTTGCGGCGTTAGAGGTGTTTTCTTTACCGAAGCACGCGGGAAGGAGTGCCAGGAAGAAAACAAGAAGTGCGGTGACGAGAAAAGATTTTTTCATGGCAGGAATAGTTAAAAAGGCGAATTGCATTTCAGCTGCTGCGACTGAAGTAAATTGCCGCGAGGATAATCAAACCCAGAAGTGCTAAGGGCACCCACAGATCGATCGGATCTGACATATTAGTTCCTTTTTTGTTGGCAATAACACCTAAAAATTAATATTCTTGATTATATATCTTTAAAATGTAAAGTGAAGCTTATAGGAGCGCCAACGATGACAGCAAGCGACGCGGTAATTTGGCTAAAAGAACGAACAGCTCTAAGCGTGCTGTCGGATGAGGTATTGGAAGCGATCGCGCCAGTTTTGATCGAAAAAGTCGTACCCAACCAAACTCGCCTCGTGCTGGAAGATACGCCACCGGAAGGTCTTTATATCCTCAAACAAGGACGGCTGGAGGGCGATCGCATCAATCAAACAGGTTCGGTTTGGGGTATCAGTTTACTCCCAGGTGCGATCGTTCACGCACAAGAGCTACTATTTGGGCAGTTGGCGCAAAGAACTGTCCAAGCGCTGAGCGAATGTCAGGTGTGGTTTATTCCGGCTGACAAATTTCGGGAATTAGTTGTCAAATACCCGGAAATTACCCAGACTTTTTCCCAGCAACTGGCAATGGAATTAGCGCAGATATCTTCTCAATT from Aerosakkonema funiforme FACHB-1375 includes these protein-coding regions:
- a CDS encoding thylakoid membrane photosystem I accumulation factor, coding for MRSVFLNYWRRLFASWLLTLVAVLSCLLLIGTPPALAGINDDYFEGNVFVLYGGNGSLVPPKVTLAQSLQADKPTLLVFYVDDSKDCKQYAVVVSRLQAFYGRAADFIPVSVDSIPAKSTYETTEPGYYYKGFVPQVVLLDRSGKEVLNEKGQVPFERVDDVFRELFNLQPRSQSVQLKPRLVNEFSTELAE
- a CDS encoding M23 family metallopeptidase, which codes for MQFAFLTIPAMKKSFLVTALLVFFLALLPACFGKENTSNAATAFKLKLPIDCTLGQNCFIMHYVDRDPSPAEVDFGCGRQTYNDHTGTDFAIPDERAMAAGVAVKAAAAGKVLRVRDGVSDRRVADETDKANVQGRECGNGVVIDHGNGWQTQYCHLRNGSVVAKPDTAVAAGTVLGMVGESGLASFPHVHLTVRYQNKVVDPFVGANAGTGCRVDRKPLWEQPLSYVPTGLVRSGFATEAPTMNAIWEGRFSETELSHNSPALIFWVQTYGVLQGDRQEFQLTAPDGKPFAVRKQDLAQPSRAWLSYVGKKASANQPLSPGVWRGEYRLIRNGKVLIDVKREVRMR
- a CDS encoding cytochrome b, which produces MTVAQIRSKKGKKKTDAQNLWFLHWLMAACFLVLFATGAYMTDLPEEVTYGESLYGFHKTLGVVVMSILLARIFVLLRVIQHKYRRRQPNLTGEWLKTFAFHTILYIFMLFVPLSGYFCTNSHGYDVVIFGTGIALPDLFPENKALADFSTSLHFWLSYTFLATIAVHAIDQWKYLRAQMRRLYKALISQKSKINSQN
- a CDS encoding type ISP restriction/modification enzyme yields the protein MAKIYHADLWGSREDKYRYLQEHDITTIEWTEIFPQSPLYLFIPQDKDLRTEYEAGWKITEIMPVNSTGVKTHRDHFVFDFDLSELQKRIEKFRDLNISDREISETYELQDTRDWKLSQRRRSLKSNSDWESFFTQCLYRPFDWRAYYHHEDVVELPRYEVTRHLLEENNLSLCTTRQVNSEFKHIFCTKYPVTDCTVSVATRERTYLFPLYLYPDPRNSQKSLFESNEIETNLAQKFVHAIREKLGYIPTPEAIFYYIYAIFHSPTYRQRYAEFLKIDFPRVPLTSSDRLFKDLGAKGEALVDLHLMKSKKLNKLITKMDGDGDNAVTEVTYKPAEQRIYINRNRYFEGITPNVWEFNIGGYQVLDKWLKDRKKARRTLSFDDVLHYQKVVIALKETMQIMQEIDRLIPGFPIE